One genomic segment of Dysosmobacter sp. Marseille-Q4140 includes these proteins:
- a CDS encoding helix-turn-helix transcriptional regulator, which produces MKNRLEHLRKARGLRQEELAEALEVSRQTIGSLENGRYNPSILLAFKLARYFDCAIEDIFIYEEDEGS; this is translated from the coding sequence ATGAAAAACCGGCTGGAGCATCTGCGAAAGGCGCGGGGCCTGCGGCAGGAGGAGCTGGCGGAGGCCCTGGAGGTCTCCCGGCAGACCATCGGCTCGTTGGAAAACGGGCGGTACAACCCCTCCATCCTGCTGGCCTTCAAGCTCGCCCGGTACTTTGACTGCGCCATTGAGGACATTTTCATCTACGAGGAGGATGAGGGATCATGA
- a CDS encoding ATP-binding cassette domain-containing protein, whose amino-acid sequence MITVNDVSLNFSGQTLFKHVDLKFVPGNCYGIIGANGAGKTTFLRILSGDLEPTTGEVVISKEDRMSVLKQDHFQYDAYTVLDTVILGNQHLYDVMKEKDALYEKEDFSDADGVRASELEAEFAEMGGWEAESDVSRLIQGLGLSNDILYSEMSTLTAKEKVKVLLAQALFGKPDIILLDEPTNHLDIQAIEWLEDFIMDCESLIIVVSHDRHFLNTVCTSIVDVDYGGIRMYVGNYEFWYESSQLMQRMIKDQNRKKEDKIKELQEFISRFSANKSKSKQATARRKLLDKLTVEEMPASSRRYPFVGFKMDREPGKEILSVEGLSKTVDGRKVLDNVSFRVNKGDKIAFVGEDEIAKTTLFKILMEELEPDEGTFKWGTTITTSYFPLDNSAFFNDCDLNLVDWLGQYTADNAEEGTESFKRSFLGRMLFSGDDVFKPVKVLSGGEKVRCMLSRMMLFGSNVLILDQPTNHLDLESITAVNNGLIDFKGVVLFASHDHEFVQTVANRIMELVDGKLIDKMCTYDEYIAGAREEMLARLKG is encoded by the coding sequence ATGATCACAGTCAACGACGTCTCCCTGAACTTCTCCGGGCAGACCCTGTTCAAGCACGTGGACCTGAAATTCGTCCCCGGCAACTGCTACGGCATCATCGGCGCCAACGGCGCCGGCAAGACTACCTTTTTGCGCATCCTCTCCGGGGACCTGGAGCCAACCACCGGCGAGGTGGTGATCTCCAAGGAGGACCGGATGAGCGTCCTCAAGCAGGACCACTTCCAGTACGACGCCTACACGGTGCTGGACACCGTCATCCTGGGCAACCAGCACCTCTACGACGTGATGAAGGAGAAGGACGCCCTGTATGAGAAGGAGGACTTCTCCGACGCCGACGGCGTCCGGGCCAGCGAGCTGGAGGCGGAGTTTGCCGAGATGGGCGGCTGGGAGGCCGAGAGCGACGTGAGCCGCCTGATCCAGGGCCTGGGCCTCTCCAATGACATCCTGTACAGTGAGATGAGCACCCTTACCGCCAAGGAGAAGGTGAAGGTCCTGCTGGCCCAGGCCCTCTTCGGAAAGCCGGACATCATCCTCCTGGACGAGCCCACCAACCACCTGGACATCCAGGCCATCGAGTGGCTGGAGGACTTCATCATGGACTGCGAGAGCCTCATCATCGTGGTCAGCCACGACCGCCACTTCCTCAACACCGTCTGCACCAGCATCGTGGACGTGGACTACGGCGGGATCCGGATGTACGTGGGCAACTACGAGTTCTGGTATGAGTCCAGCCAGCTGATGCAGCGGATGATCAAGGACCAGAACCGGAAGAAGGAGGACAAGATCAAGGAGCTCCAGGAGTTCATCTCCCGCTTCTCCGCCAACAAGTCCAAGTCCAAGCAGGCCACGGCCCGGAGAAAGCTCCTGGACAAGCTGACGGTGGAGGAGATGCCTGCCTCCTCCCGGCGCTATCCCTTCGTGGGCTTCAAGATGGACCGGGAGCCGGGCAAGGAGATCCTCAGCGTGGAGGGTCTTTCCAAGACCGTGGACGGCCGGAAGGTGCTGGACAACGTGTCCTTCCGGGTGAACAAGGGGGACAAGATCGCCTTCGTGGGGGAGGACGAGATCGCCAAGACCACCCTCTTCAAGATCCTCATGGAGGAGCTGGAGCCGGACGAGGGCACCTTCAAGTGGGGCACCACCATCACCACCAGCTACTTTCCCCTGGACAACTCCGCCTTCTTCAACGACTGCGACCTCAATCTGGTGGACTGGCTGGGCCAGTACACCGCCGACAACGCCGAGGAGGGGACCGAGTCCTTCAAGCGGTCCTTCCTGGGCCGGATGCTCTTCTCCGGCGACGACGTGTTCAAGCCGGTCAAGGTCCTCTCCGGCGGCGAGAAGGTCCGGTGCATGCTCTCCCGCATGATGCTCTTCGGCTCCAACGTGCTGATTTTGGACCAGCCCACCAACCACCTGGACCTGGAGTCCATCACCGCCGTCAACAACGGCCTCATCGACTTCAAGGGCGTGGTGCTCTTCGCCTCCCACGACCATGAGTTCGTTCAGACCGTGGCCAACCGGATCATGGAGCTGGTGGATGGCAAGCTGATCGACAAGATGTGCACCTACGACGAGTATATCGCCGGCGCCCGGGAGGAGATGCTTGCCCGGCTCAAGGGCTGA
- a CDS encoding tyrosine--tRNA ligase — translation MQIYEELKARGLIAQVTDENEIRELVNNGKAVFYIGFDPTADSLHVGHFMALCLMKRLQMAGNRPIALIGGGTGMVGDPSGRSDMRQMMTVETIAHNCECFKKQMERFIEFGEGKAMMVNNADWLLKLNYIDLLREVGACFSVNNMLRAECYKQRMEKGLSFLEFNYMIMQSYDFYHMFQTLGCNMQFGGDDQWSNMLGGTELIRRKLGKDAYAMTITLLLNSEGKKMGKTASGAVWLDPNKTSPFDFYQYWRNVGDADVLKCIRMLTFLPLEQVDEMDTWEGAQLNTAKEILAYELTKLVHGEAEAEKAQAAARALFGGSGDSADMPCTKLCRADFTAEGEIDILTLLVKCGLAASRGEARRLVQQGGVSVCGQKVADIEAKFSCKDCCGEGAVIKKGKKVYHKALLSE, via the coding sequence ATGCAGATCTACGAGGAACTGAAGGCCCGGGGCCTGATCGCCCAGGTCACCGACGAAAACGAGATCCGGGAGCTGGTGAACAACGGCAAGGCCGTGTTCTATATCGGCTTCGACCCCACCGCCGACTCCCTGCACGTGGGCCACTTTATGGCTCTGTGCCTGATGAAGCGGCTGCAGATGGCCGGCAACCGGCCCATCGCCCTGATCGGCGGCGGCACCGGCATGGTGGGCGACCCCTCCGGCCGCAGCGACATGCGCCAGATGATGACCGTGGAGACCATAGCGCACAACTGCGAGTGCTTCAAAAAGCAGATGGAGCGGTTCATCGAGTTCGGCGAGGGCAAGGCCATGATGGTCAACAACGCCGACTGGCTGCTGAAGCTGAACTATATCGACCTGCTCCGCGAGGTGGGCGCCTGCTTCTCCGTCAACAACATGCTGCGGGCCGAGTGCTACAAGCAGCGCATGGAGAAGGGCCTTTCCTTCCTGGAGTTCAACTATATGATCATGCAGTCCTATGACTTCTACCACATGTTCCAGACCCTGGGCTGCAACATGCAGTTCGGCGGCGACGACCAGTGGAGCAACATGCTGGGCGGCACGGAGCTGATCCGCCGCAAGCTGGGCAAGGACGCCTACGCCATGACCATCACCCTGCTTTTGAACTCCGAGGGCAAGAAGATGGGCAAGACCGCCTCCGGCGCCGTGTGGCTGGACCCCAACAAGACCTCTCCCTTCGACTTCTACCAGTACTGGCGCAACGTGGGCGACGCGGACGTGCTCAAGTGCATCCGGATGCTGACCTTCCTGCCGCTGGAGCAGGTGGACGAGATGGACACCTGGGAGGGCGCCCAGCTCAACACCGCCAAGGAGATCCTGGCCTACGAGCTGACGAAGCTGGTCCACGGCGAGGCCGAGGCCGAGAAGGCCCAGGCCGCCGCCCGGGCCCTGTTCGGCGGCAGCGGCGACTCCGCCGACATGCCCTGCACGAAGCTCTGCCGGGCGGACTTCACCGCCGAGGGCGAGATCGACATTCTGACGCTGCTGGTCAAGTGCGGCCTGGCTGCCTCCAGGGGCGAGGCCCGGCGGCTGGTCCAGCAGGGCGGCGTGTCCGTGTGCGGGCAGAAGGTGGCCGACATCGAGGCCAAGTTCTCCTGCAAGGACTGCTGCGGCGAGGGCGCCGTCATCAAGAAGGGCAAGAAGGTCTACCACAAGGCCCTGCTGTCCGAATAA
- a CDS encoding sigma-70 family RNA polymerase sigma factor, with amino-acid sequence MLIYLQAIETPSERARFQEMYLTYRGLMYRVAYQILKNRQDAEDAVHQSFVKLAEQAGRLPDGPGPRMQSLAVTVAERKAIDLWRSRRRHPQVELDEVALACRSAPLPDSALAAALADLPPRYREALLLKYCNGYSHREIAGFLSTTPEAVSQVIRRAKKRLTQALEEGEDAL; translated from the coding sequence TTGCTGATCTATTTGCAGGCCATTGAGACACCGTCGGAGCGGGCCCGGTTCCAGGAGATGTATCTCACATACCGGGGGCTGATGTACCGTGTGGCCTATCAGATCCTGAAAAATCGTCAGGACGCGGAGGATGCGGTGCATCAGTCCTTCGTGAAGCTGGCGGAGCAGGCCGGGCGCCTGCCCGACGGCCCCGGACCCCGGATGCAGAGCCTGGCGGTGACCGTGGCGGAGCGAAAGGCCATCGACCTGTGGCGCAGCCGCCGCCGTCATCCCCAGGTGGAACTGGACGAGGTGGCGCTGGCATGCCGCTCCGCGCCGCTGCCGGACAGCGCACTGGCGGCCGCCCTGGCGGACCTTCCGCCCCGATACCGGGAGGCGCTGCTGCTGAAATACTGCAACGGCTATTCCCACCGGGAGATCGCCGGATTTCTCTCCACCACGCCGGAGGCGGTGTCCCAGGTGATCCGCCGGGCCAAAAAGCGCCTGACACAGGCGCTGGAGGAGGGGGAGGACGCCCTGTGA
- a CDS encoding valine--tRNA ligase: MRKELPKVYEPQQVEGRIYEMWEKAGCFNGDPDPKKEPFSIVMPPPNVTGQLHMGHALDCTLQDILTRFKRMQGYSTLWLPGVDHAGIATQIKVEEELRTKEGLTRYDLGREKFLQRVWKWKEQYGDRIVAQQKKMGVSCDWSRSRFTMDDTCAKAVRETFCELYDKGLIYKGSRIINWCPHCTTALSDAEVEYVDKPGHLWYIRYPLTDGSGDLVIATTRPETMMGDTGVAVNPEDERFKHLVGKTCILPIMNREIPIVADEYVELGFGTGAVKMTPAHDPNDFEVGLRHNLETVRCIGDDGKINENGGPYNGMDRYECRKQIVKDLEEQGYLIKTEPYNHNVGTCYRCHNDVEPLISAQWFVKMAPLAEEALRVVREGEVKFVPERFSKTYINWMENVHDWCISRQLWWGHQIPAWYCDDCGHINVDRKDPTVCQKCGSTHLTRDPDVLDTWFSSALWPFSTMGWPEKTADLDFYYPTSVMVTGYDIIFFWVARMIFSGCEQMHKIPFHTVLIHGLVRDDKGRKMSKSLGNGIDPLEMAEKYGADALRFNLITGNSPGNDTRFYTEKCEAMRNFANKIWNASRFVMMNLTIDACALPDAAALAPEDKWVLSKLNTLVKEVTENLDAYEIGVASAKVYDFLWDTYCDWYIELTKTRLNGTDEQAKLTAQNVLCYVLTELLKLLHPFMPFITEEIFQALPHEGDYLMTSAWPKYREDLRFPEEEASLEAVMDTIKAIRTRRAEMNVAPSKKAEVLLVTATPEIYRQGLHFIERLAYASAVTFADAAPADVSGFVTVVTHNATAYLPLSELVDLAAERERIAKELEKARNGLRIVEQKLSNEKFVSRAPEAVVNVEREKAAKFRELIAKLEESAKAMEG, translated from the coding sequence ATGAGAAAAGAACTGCCAAAGGTGTATGAGCCCCAGCAGGTGGAGGGGCGCATCTACGAGATGTGGGAGAAGGCCGGCTGCTTCAACGGCGACCCGGACCCCAAGAAGGAGCCCTTCTCCATCGTCATGCCGCCCCCCAACGTCACCGGCCAGCTGCACATGGGCCACGCCCTGGACTGCACCCTCCAGGACATCCTGACCCGCTTCAAGCGGATGCAGGGCTACTCCACGCTGTGGCTGCCCGGCGTGGACCACGCCGGCATCGCCACTCAGATCAAGGTGGAGGAGGAGCTGCGCACCAAGGAGGGCCTGACCCGCTATGACCTGGGCCGGGAGAAGTTCCTCCAGCGGGTGTGGAAGTGGAAGGAGCAGTACGGCGACCGGATCGTGGCCCAGCAGAAGAAGATGGGCGTGTCCTGCGACTGGTCCCGCTCCCGCTTTACCATGGACGACACCTGCGCCAAGGCCGTCCGGGAGACCTTCTGCGAGCTGTACGACAAGGGCCTGATCTACAAGGGCAGCCGCATCATCAACTGGTGCCCCCACTGCACCACCGCCCTGAGTGACGCCGAGGTGGAGTATGTGGACAAGCCCGGCCACCTGTGGTATATCCGCTATCCCCTGACCGACGGCTCCGGCGATCTGGTCATCGCCACCACCCGGCCCGAGACCATGATGGGCGATACGGGCGTGGCCGTGAACCCGGAGGACGAGCGGTTCAAGCACCTGGTGGGCAAGACCTGCATCCTGCCCATCATGAACCGGGAGATCCCCATTGTGGCCGACGAGTACGTGGAGCTGGGCTTCGGCACCGGCGCCGTGAAGATGACCCCCGCCCACGACCCCAACGACTTCGAGGTGGGCCTGCGCCACAACCTGGAGACCGTCCGCTGCATCGGCGACGACGGCAAGATCAACGAAAACGGCGGGCCCTACAACGGGATGGACCGCTACGAGTGCCGCAAGCAGATCGTCAAGGACCTGGAGGAGCAGGGCTACCTCATCAAGACCGAGCCCTACAACCACAACGTGGGCACCTGCTACCGCTGCCACAACGACGTGGAGCCCCTGATCTCCGCCCAGTGGTTCGTGAAGATGGCGCCCCTGGCCGAGGAGGCGCTGCGGGTCGTCCGGGAGGGCGAGGTGAAGTTCGTCCCCGAGCGGTTCTCCAAGACCTATATCAACTGGATGGAGAATGTCCACGACTGGTGCATCTCCCGTCAGCTGTGGTGGGGCCATCAGATCCCCGCCTGGTACTGCGACGACTGCGGCCACATCAACGTGGACCGGAAGGACCCCACTGTCTGCCAGAAGTGCGGCTCCACCCATCTGACCCGGGACCCGGACGTGCTGGACACCTGGTTCTCCAGCGCCCTGTGGCCCTTCTCCACCATGGGCTGGCCGGAAAAGACCGCGGACCTGGACTTCTACTATCCCACCTCCGTCATGGTCACCGGCTACGACATCATCTTCTTCTGGGTGGCCCGGATGATCTTCTCCGGCTGCGAGCAGATGCACAAGATCCCCTTCCACACCGTGCTGATCCACGGCCTGGTCCGGGACGACAAGGGCCGCAAGATGTCCAAGTCCCTGGGCAACGGCATCGACCCGCTGGAGATGGCGGAGAAGTACGGCGCCGACGCCCTGCGCTTCAACCTCATCACCGGCAACTCCCCGGGCAACGACACCCGGTTCTACACCGAAAAGTGCGAGGCCATGCGCAACTTCGCCAACAAGATCTGGAACGCCAGCCGGTTCGTGATGATGAACCTCACCATTGACGCCTGCGCCCTGCCGGACGCCGCGGCCCTGGCCCCGGAGGACAAGTGGGTCCTCTCCAAGCTCAACACCCTGGTCAAGGAGGTCACCGAGAACCTGGACGCCTACGAGATCGGCGTGGCCTCCGCCAAGGTCTACGACTTCCTGTGGGACACCTACTGCGACTGGTATATCGAGCTGACCAAGACCCGCCTGAACGGCACCGACGAGCAGGCCAAGCTCACGGCCCAGAACGTCCTTTGCTACGTGCTGACAGAGCTTCTGAAGCTGCTGCACCCCTTCATGCCCTTCATCACCGAGGAGATCTTCCAGGCCCTGCCCCACGAGGGTGACTACCTGATGACCTCCGCCTGGCCCAAGTACCGGGAGGACCTGCGCTTCCCGGAGGAGGAGGCCAGCCTGGAGGCCGTCATGGACACCATCAAGGCCATCCGCACCCGCCGGGCCGAGATGAACGTGGCCCCCTCCAAGAAGGCGGAGGTACTGCTGGTCACCGCCACGCCGGAGATCTACCGCCAGGGCCTGCACTTCATCGAGCGCCTGGCCTACGCCAGCGCCGTGACCTTTGCCGACGCCGCCCCGGCGGACGTCAGCGGCTTTGTCACCGTGGTCACCCACAACGCCACCGCCTACCTGCCCCTGAGCGAGCTGGTGGATCTGGCGGCGGAGCGGGAGCGCATCGCCAAGGAGCTGGAGAAGGCCCGCAACGGCTTGCGGATCGTGGAGCAGAAGCTCTCCAACGAGAAGTTCGTCTCCCGTGCCCCCGAGGCCGTGGTCAACGTGGAGCGGGAGAAGGCCGCCAAGTTCCGGGAGCTGATCGCGAAGCTGGAGGAGTCCGCCAAGGCCATGGAGGGCTGA